One Frankia alni ACN14a DNA window includes the following coding sequences:
- a CDS encoding condensation domain-containing protein — protein MLTPGEQILAASDRASAPLTCGLFVQSTGRLDPARLRAAVWTVIRRHPMARAVLYGSRQHAWRFPAEPTADPVGFVDDGTDGWRIHEILSSAPFDLHRYPPIRVALIRRADGDQLSVVAHHLAFDGLRLAALVAEILDHYREAAYDADRDGAVASGEGHRGVPAGVAPLARAGVPGWAALVRRSGRYITPLAVGGDGYGFHPLILAAPDERRTLPDGRRMTINDLLIGAAHLAIDRWNSRRGGESSRLRIRMPIDLGSASSFAAVPSSSSFPAASEISGNRTGQTIISSEVADRVDSLQLAVRVVDQTDLAKQVVPPAVPGLSGALGIAAARFVPGPWRSTLLRCGVAAGRPVLAPTAAVSNLGRFDELAGAAGRPISAVYFTGTAGMPQGLFIGVLGMGDSLHVTFGYHRHLLGPGSVPTFADLYRAAFVELSDTGAAVPAAATAPTPAVARAPRPDRAAAPAVTTRRGGAVPSR, from the coding sequence GTGTTGACTCCCGGTGAGCAGATTCTCGCCGCGTCGGACCGGGCGAGTGCGCCGCTGACCTGCGGGCTGTTCGTCCAGTCGACGGGGCGGCTGGACCCGGCGCGGCTGCGGGCCGCGGTGTGGACGGTGATCCGTCGTCATCCGATGGCCCGCGCTGTGCTCTACGGATCCCGCCAGCACGCCTGGCGGTTCCCCGCCGAACCGACGGCAGATCCGGTCGGTTTCGTCGACGACGGAACCGACGGGTGGCGCATCCACGAAATCCTGTCCTCGGCGCCGTTCGACCTGCACCGCTACCCGCCGATCCGGGTGGCGCTGATCCGGCGGGCCGACGGCGACCAGCTCAGCGTGGTGGCCCACCACCTCGCCTTCGACGGCCTGCGGCTCGCCGCGCTCGTCGCCGAGATCCTCGACCACTACCGGGAGGCGGCCTACGACGCCGACCGCGACGGCGCCGTCGCGTCGGGCGAGGGACACCGCGGCGTGCCGGCGGGCGTGGCGCCGCTGGCCCGGGCCGGGGTGCCCGGCTGGGCCGCGCTCGTCCGCCGGTCCGGGCGCTACATCACGCCGCTGGCGGTGGGGGGCGACGGCTACGGCTTCCACCCGCTGATCCTGGCGGCGCCGGACGAGCGGCGGACGTTGCCGGACGGCCGGCGGATGACCATCAACGACCTGCTGATCGGCGCGGCGCACCTCGCGATCGACCGGTGGAACTCCCGCCGGGGCGGCGAGTCCAGCCGGCTGCGGATCCGGATGCCGATCGACCTGGGGTCGGCGTCGTCGTTCGCCGCGGTGCCGTCCTCGTCGTCCTTCCCCGCGGCGTCCGAGATCAGCGGCAACCGGACCGGTCAGACGATCATTTCGAGCGAGGTCGCCGACCGGGTGGACTCGCTGCAGCTCGCCGTGCGCGTGGTGGACCAGACCGACCTGGCCAAGCAGGTCGTCCCGCCGGCCGTGCCGGGGCTCTCCGGCGCGCTGGGGATCGCCGCGGCCCGGTTCGTGCCCGGCCCGTGGCGCAGCACGCTGCTGCGCTGCGGGGTCGCCGCGGGGCGCCCGGTGCTTGCCCCGACCGCCGCGGTCAGCAACCTCGGTCGCTTCGACGAGCTGGCTGGCGCCGCCGGGCGGCCGATCAGCGCCGTGTACTTCACCGGGACGGCCGGGATGCCGCAGGGGTTGTTCATCGGCGTGCTCGGGATGGGCGACAGCCTGCACGTCACGTTCGGCTACCACCGTCACCTTCTCGGCCCGGGCTCGGTGCCGACCTTCGCGGATCTGTACCGGGCCGCCTTCGTCGAGCTGAGCGACACCGGTGCGGCCGTGCCGGCGGCGGCGACCGCGCCGACCCCCGCCGTGGCCAGGGCCCCGCGGCCGGACCGCGCGGCGGCCCCCGCGGTGACCACCCGCCGCGGCGGGGCCGTCCCGTCGCGTTGA
- a CDS encoding glycosyltransferase family 4 protein — MIGSPSTPHPARLGEHRYLPTLAGRHVVFLNWRDQDHPQAGGAELFCQSIAERFAAAGARVTLLTSRPAGGEGQSLPVAEHVAGVDVRRGGGTFGVYPSVLGRLAGLGRGGHRVDAVVDCQNGIPFFSPLVLPASTPIVQVLHHVHQKQFPLYFPGPVARVGQVLEAPGSRLVYRRRPVVVVSPSTRMEAREVLGLPGPRFLVPNGVTASVPSPMTTSVPSPMTASVPSPMTTGGLASSADGADRGTGRPAAEPTIVCVGRLVPHKRLHLLLDALPALVAAHPGLTVHVVGDGPDRQRLVARAVALGLTTASAGGALGEGHARGGDSPGGDSPGGDSPGGDSPGGDVVRWHGYTDAATRDRLLASAWLTVNPSHGEGWGLSVLEAAALGVPAVAFRVPGLRDAVRDGTTGWLVDEGVPLAGTIGTALRTLADPPAAARLRAAARAWAAGFTWDAGAELLARVVTAEIDRQARPSSAGRGRRVARDRRRVDDELTHATFTLPAGAPRPALRRTDLVYRPDPDGAEAVAVLYGAGEAAARAALARAGVSAEPRLRPGTGEDLLLAASRELASGADAPPASGFPPAARVPTSRRVSAGGGVSDGRGASAGRG; from the coding sequence GTGATCGGAAGCCCCAGCACGCCGCATCCCGCCAGGCTCGGGGAGCACCGGTACCTGCCCACCCTCGCCGGCCGGCATGTCGTCTTCCTCAACTGGCGTGATCAGGACCACCCGCAGGCCGGGGGGGCCGAGCTGTTCTGCCAGTCGATCGCCGAGCGGTTCGCCGCGGCCGGCGCGCGGGTGACGCTGCTGACCTCCCGGCCGGCCGGGGGCGAGGGGCAGTCGCTCCCGGTGGCCGAGCACGTGGCCGGGGTGGACGTCCGCCGGGGCGGTGGCACCTTCGGGGTCTATCCGTCCGTGCTGGGCCGGCTGGCGGGCCTCGGCCGGGGTGGCCACCGGGTCGACGCGGTCGTCGACTGTCAGAACGGGATCCCGTTCTTCAGCCCGCTGGTCCTGCCGGCGTCCACGCCGATCGTCCAGGTGCTGCACCATGTCCACCAGAAGCAGTTCCCGCTGTACTTCCCGGGTCCGGTGGCCAGGGTCGGGCAGGTGCTGGAGGCGCCGGGCAGCCGGCTGGTCTACCGCCGTCGCCCGGTGGTCGTCGTCTCCCCCTCGACCCGGATGGAGGCGCGCGAGGTGCTGGGCCTGCCCGGCCCGCGCTTCCTCGTCCCCAACGGCGTGACCGCCTCCGTCCCCTCCCCCATGACCACCTCCGTCCCCTCCCCCATGACCGCCTCCGTCCCCTCCCCCATGACCACCGGCGGACTGGCGTCCTCGGCGGATGGGGCGGACCGGGGGACGGGGCGTCCCGCCGCGGAGCCGACGATCGTGTGCGTCGGTCGGCTCGTGCCGCACAAGCGGCTGCACCTGCTCCTCGACGCGCTGCCGGCGCTGGTCGCCGCCCATCCGGGTCTGACCGTCCACGTCGTCGGCGACGGCCCCGACCGGCAGCGACTGGTCGCCCGCGCGGTCGCGCTCGGGCTGACGACCGCCTCCGCCGGCGGCGCCCTCGGGGAGGGCCACGCCCGCGGCGGCGACTCCCCCGGCGGCGACTCCCCTGGCGGCGACTCCCCCGGCGGCGACTCCCCCGGCGGCGACGTTGTTCGGTGGCATGGTTACACCGACGCGGCCACCCGCGACCGGCTGCTGGCCTCGGCCTGGCTGACGGTGAACCCCTCGCACGGGGAGGGCTGGGGGCTGTCGGTGCTGGAGGCGGCCGCCCTCGGGGTGCCGGCGGTGGCGTTCCGGGTGCCGGGGCTGCGCGACGCGGTCCGGGACGGGACGACGGGCTGGCTCGTCGACGAGGGCGTGCCGCTGGCGGGCACGATCGGCACCGCGCTGCGGACGCTGGCCGATCCACCCGCCGCGGCCCGGCTGCGCGCGGCCGCGCGCGCCTGGGCGGCCGGCTTCACCTGGGACGCCGGCGCCGAGCTGCTCGCCCGGGTGGTCACCGCGGAGATCGACCGGCAGGCGCGGCCGTCGAGCGCGGGCCGGGGGCGGAGGGTGGCACGCGATCGCCGCCGGGTCGACGACGAGCTCACCCACGCCACGTTCACGCTGCCGGCCGGCGCGCCCCGCCCCGCCCTGCGCCGCACCGACCTGGTGTACCGGCCGGATCCCGACGGGGCCGAGGCGGTCGCCGTCCTCTACGGCGCCGGCGAGGCCGCCGCGCGGGCGGCGCTGGCCCGGGCCGGGGTGTCCGCCGAGCCTCGGCTGCGTCCCGGCACCGGGGAGGACCTGCTGCTCGCCGCGAGCCGCGAGCTGGCGTCGGGGGCCGACGCACCGCCGGCCTCCGGTTTCCCGCCGGCCGCCCGAGTGCCCACCAGCCGCAGGGTGTCCGCCGGCGGCGGAGTGTCCGACGGCCGGGGGGCGTCCGCCGGCCGCGGGTGA
- a CDS encoding RyR domain-containing protein, whose product MTVVVSGSSTRQSATAPASVAATPPLFDVGCVERMAQAIHRRYLDHELGKRHEAGSRPGLRPWAELAEPLREANRAQAAQYAAIAQARDWSIVSAAADGDPFTFTDAEIEELARDEHVRWRRHKERQGYSYGPLRSDAGPDKRHPSMVDWEELTEEDRDRDRDVIRNMPAVLAHARLRVTRRPEADAG is encoded by the coding sequence ATGACAGTGGTTGTGAGCGGATCCTCGACCCGGCAGTCCGCAACGGCCCCCGCATCCGTGGCGGCCACCCCACCGCTGTTCGACGTGGGGTGCGTCGAGCGGATGGCGCAGGCGATCCACCGCCGCTACCTCGACCATGAGCTCGGCAAGCGGCACGAGGCGGGTTCACGCCCGGGCCTACGACCGTGGGCGGAGCTGGCCGAGCCGCTGCGGGAGGCCAATCGCGCGCAGGCCGCCCAGTACGCGGCGATCGCGCAGGCCCGTGACTGGTCGATCGTCTCCGCCGCGGCGGACGGCGACCCGTTCACCTTCACCGACGCCGAGATCGAGGAACTCGCCCGCGACGAGCACGTGCGGTGGCGCCGCCACAAGGAGCGCCAGGGCTACTCCTACGGACCGCTGCGCAGCGACGCCGGGCCGGACAAGCGACACCCGTCGATGGTGGACTGGGAGGAGCTCACCGAGGAGGACCGCGACCGCGACCGTGACGTGATCCGCAACATGCCCGCCGTGCTGGCACACGCGCGGCTGCGGGTGACCCGCCGACCGGAGGCCGACGCGGGCTGA